A segment of the Zingiber officinale cultivar Zhangliang chromosome 8B, Zo_v1.1, whole genome shotgun sequence genome:
CTTGATAGTGATGGTCAGGCTATTATGACTACATTAAGGGCACCTGAGAGATCAGTGAAATGGCATGGTTGTTTGGTTGCTCGTGCTCTTGTAGATGATCCGAAGTTACCATTGAATGTATCTGTTCCTGACTGGAGCTCCAGCCTTCTTTCTACAGCATTTCATGCCAGCAATAGTGAGGATGTAACTTTGGCTCAAGTAGCTTTGTCAGCTTTTCTTGTCTCCATTAAGCGGAGTAATGAAGCAAAGGTTGTGATGATGGAGAAAGGGCTTGATCTCATAAGAGGAATTGGTAAGCAGTCTGAAAAACATTGGCATTTACGAGAAACTCTAGCCAAGGTATTGGAACTAATTTACAATGGGGACATGCACTTGTCTCTCGAAGAAAGTCAAAGATGGTCCGGTATTCTTCTTCATTGGATTATTGATGAATCATCCAACCTAACTACTCGTCTGTCTGctatgaaaaccctttctttcaTCATGGAGGATTTTGGGCCACATTCAATACCAATTTCGCAAGGGTGGTTGACTATATTGCTCAATGAGGTCCTTGGATCTAGCAAGAAAGCAAACATGAAAGGAAACAATCCACCTAAGTCAGACAAAGTGAAGGTTTGATTCCTTTGTTAGAAATGCTGCTTTTATTTGTCTTACAGTGTTTCAGCTTATTAAATATGTGGACCTATAAGTTAATACTTTCTTGTGCGTGTATGTTGTCTTGGTTGTTAGAAAAATTTCCAACAATAgacaattaattgattaaaaaaatggaTAGATTATATCTACCATGGATGAAAGCGCACACACTtagaagagttttttttttggattatttAGTTATGAGAATTGAGAATTATGCAATGTTAGTTACACAACTCTAGAATAATTCCATGTGCCTCAATCGGCAATCTCATGGGTCATTTGTCTCAATCGTCGATCTCGTAGTATAAAAGAGAAAATTATATCATtgcttgaatgatcaaaacaatAGTGAGAGGCCATATCTTTCATAGGCCTTATGATCACCAAGTCTTGTAtgactttatttttttgtttttttattcacATGCTTCTTCTTCACCAAGAATTTAACTAGTGGCCAGTGTCAGCATTTGTTTCTTGGTCATATTCTTCTTGCTACTGAACCAAAGTTGAAACTTGATAGTTGTAATGGAAGATTACCTATTGTGTAATGTTATAAAATATGTTCCATCTTTACTGAAATCTTTTGAACCTACAGCATTTGGTATCTCTACTAAGTACTAACTTGATGGATTCTGTTACTTCTGCATCATTTTGGAAATTTGATCAGTCACATTAACATTGGTTCTTATACTGGCAGCAATGTCTGAACACAGGATAACTGATATCTGACGTTGCATCTGTCAAATTTCTAACCTGTATTCCTGAATGACTGACTATGTTCCACTAGTGATTTAGTATTTTGTCCCATTTTAATTGTTGTTACTATAACCTTGCagactcaaattgatcaatctaatgCTCAATCTGCAGTACAGATATCCAATGAATTAGCTACTTCTGTGGTTAAGCTTACTGGATTTCAGTCGGATCTTAAATCAGATACTTCTGGTAATAGTCCATTTAATGATTTTCTCTCCCTTGAACCATTTTCTACTCTAATTAAGAATACGAAGAAGAATAGTTTGCCTAAGTTTGATGCTGCTGATTCAGCTATTGCTACATTGAAAGGCATAAAAGCACTGACAGAGCTTTGTGCTGAAGATACTGTTTGCCAATGTAAAATAGCTGATCTTGGTGCCCTTGTCTTACTTCGGCGTTACCTGTTATGTGATGATTATGAAAAATTAGCTGCTAATGAAGCATATTTGGCATCAAGAGTTTTAGAGCCTCAAAGCCTTAATGCGTCTGTCCCTGGTGATTCACccaataaaaatcaaaatatagaGCCATCTAGTGTGAGAGTTCCTCCTACGGCACACATCCGGAAGCATGCTGCACGTTTGCTTGtaattctttctcttcttccaagGGTTAAAAAAGTTATTTCTGCAGATCTTATTTTGTGTAAATGGCTTGAAGATTGTGCATGCGGCAATATTCCTTGTTGCAATGACCAAAAAATACAAAGCTATGCTAGGGCAActctcttaaatatattttgtttagaACCTTCAGAAACTCAAGTGCTAAATTATATGCCTCCTGTTGATTTAAAAGACCCAAAGAGAAAGTGCCCTCTATATGAAGACATGATATTCTTGCTAAATCCTGAATTGCCACATTGGAAAGTTAGTCAGAAGCATGATGAGAACCATTCAGATGGTTCATTTGGTCAGATGTTAGTT
Coding sequences within it:
- the LOC122016621 gene encoding uncharacterized protein LOC122016621 isoform X3 codes for the protein MLVAAIMDIITSNCDSVDQPLKPLLPASADTRDIATALEVVEEGGLRLEVVDEDGDNDDGDNGIQGIGIKVLGGTTILGFSSKESILELSQPLHYQLLRPRERYQNLELKENISSSSRHERFSFTIPGLWDDLQREHVAVPFAAWALANWALASELNRTRILELDSDGQAIMTTLRAPERSVKWHGCLVARALVDDPKLPLNVSVPDWSSSLLSTAFHASNSEDVTLAQVALSAFLVSIKRSNEAKVVMMEKGLDLIRGIGKQSEKHWHLRETLAKVLELIYNGDMHLSLEESQRWSGILLHWIIDESSNLTTRLSAMKTLSFIMEDFGPHSIPISQGWLTILLNEVLGSSKKANMKGNNPPKSDKVKTQIDQSNAQSAVQISNELATSVVKLTGFQSDLKSDTSGNSPFNDFLSLEPFSTLIKNTKKNSLPKFDAADSAIATLKGIKALTELCAEDTVCQCKIADLGALVLLRRYLLCDDYEKLAANEAYLASRVLEPQSLNASVPGDSPNKNQNIEPSSVRVPPTAHIRKHAARLLVILSLLPRVKKVISADLILCKWLEDCACGNIPCCNDQKIQSYARATLLNIFCLEPSETQVLNYMPPVDLKDPKRKCPLYEDMIFLLNPELPHWKVSQKHDENHSDGSFGQMLVSGPSSPCSVGQCEENNSDNSSCLVNSEQESESSFPLLDVVFVHGLRGGPFKSWRIADNKSSTTSKAGLVESIDLEAGKLGTCWPSEWLGADFPCARIFSVKYKTNLTQWSGATLPLQEVSSMLLRKLTRAGIGDRPVVFVTHSMGGLVVKEMLHEAKLNNLEEFVKNTIGVVFYSCPHFGSKLADMPWRMGLVLRPALTIGELRSGSPRLLELNDYVRQLYKKGLLDVLSFSETQVTPIVEGYGGWGLRMEIVPIESAFPGFGELVVLDSTDHVNSCKPVSQTDPSYAKTLEFLKKLKDHLGVSSSAKQDKHTG